In Bombina bombina isolate aBomBom1 chromosome 6, aBomBom1.pri, whole genome shotgun sequence, a single genomic region encodes these proteins:
- the LOC128664136 gene encoding uncharacterized protein LOC128664136: MWSLRGMIATNLFVFVWVLLQKLPICDCNELSITNLTRSRRWSSSSIIRGWTGLWSSQDLHKDCLGKLTFNVGGKIEIFAEKHQDNLIGFWRVNQGNKVEWECKWVAWGKWTVGLVGEGVSVSTTFTNPIHTINGDNYNITKVIFEQQIGEGINWRVTAANFGGGIEVYLKIDQIKETTTFTPLIYSTLITTPKMKHYDNTPMCKGKSVVSSGPFQTSTIKPTPVLRDATFQFITWKIKIIDWLVSTHYQNCSRITATMEKALVKWAEGTRRRTRRDIMDTVLGGVGTGLGVVNSIDISSLTATLQSQGMLNAKGIHTQQMINTLVETLTQTVIQVQGPAIQHTEEILIGVISRLREVSWDFVCISMQTELSTDFKLIAQAMENNHTPLGGWEQSVVNSFASKHRELWLNSWLGCRENICRATSLVPTSGTYQNVYHLFSLGTPVTESHVLHHELEFPNFIWNGSHMEQVDMSGCIRFPSKILCLPNQARIIFDSCWHNHSYCNGFVEKVNPQDMIFPLGQGKVCFVALKPKDEVHVWFDRCNSREQITPGIYCITGYPVRISSLQFNFTVPQLLTYNATLGAPLITPILVDDAPWQKWVTLLQKDSVLLEHLKNFGERVHVNFYHQEQELQRIEHTFTEMSSATWWQKLANSFSKQSSWGSALGNLFIHPFIIILFISILCIIIQICMCCYLKSLIARVYHLYYGMRMEASLVH, from the coding sequence atgtggagcctgagaggaatgatcgccacaaacctatttgtatttgtgtgggtgttattgcaaaaacttCCAATCTGTGACTGTAATGAACTGTCAATCACAAACCTCACAAGGAGTCGTAGATGGAGCTCAAGCAGCATCATCAGAGGATGGACAGGCTTATGGAGCTCTCAAGACCTTCACAAAGATTGTTtgggaaaattgacttttaatgtgggtgggaaaattgaaatatttgcagaaaaacatcaagacaatttaattggtttttggagggtcaatcagggtaataaagttgaatgggaatgtaagtgggtggcttggggaaaatggactgtaggtctggtgggagaaggtgtttctgtgtctacaacatttacaaatcctattcacactataaatggcgataactataatataaccaaggttatatttgaacaacaaattggagaagggattaattggagGGTTACAGCTGccaactttggtggagggattgaagtatacttaaaaatagaCCAAATAAAGGAAACAACCACATTTACgcctttgatctattctactttaatcactacaccaaagatgaaacattatgacaatactccaatgtgtaaggggaaaagtgttgtttctagtggtccatttcaaacaagtacaatcaagccaactccagtattgagggatgccacattccaatttatcacgtggaagattaaaataatagattggctagtttccacacattaccaaaattgttccagaattactgccactatggaaaaagcattagttaagtgggcagaaggtactaggagaaggactaggagggatatcatggatacagttttgggaggtgtgggaacagggctaggtgtggtaaattccattgacatatccagcttaacagcaaccttacagtctcaggggatgttaaatgcaaaagggattcatacgcaacaaatgataaacactctggtagagacactgacacagacagtcattcaggttcagggtcctgccattcaacatacagaggaaatactgataggagtaattagcaggttaagggaagtatcctgggattttgtgtgtatttccatgcaaacagaattatcaactgactttaaattaatagcacaggctatggaaaataaccatacacctttgggagggtgggagcagtctgttgttaacagttttgcatcaaaacacagagaattatggttaaacagttggttgggatgcagggaaaatatatgcagggctacttcacttgtgcccactagtggtacctatcagaatgtttatcatttgttttcactaggaacacctgtcacagaatctcatgttttgcatcatgagttagagttcccaaattttatatggaatggttcccatatggaacaggtagatatgtctggctgcataaggtttccttctaaaattttatgtctacccaaccaggcaagaataatttttgattcctgctggcataatcactcatattgcaatggttttgtggagaaagttaatccccaagatatgatttttcccttaggacaaggaaaggtgtgttttgttgcattgaagcctaaagatgaagtgcatgtatggtttgacaggtgtaattcaagggaacaaatcacaccagggatttattgtattactgggtaccctgtgaggataagttcactacagtttaacttcactgtcccacagttactcacatataacgctaccttgggggctccactcataaccccaatattagtagatgatgcaccttggcaaaaatgggtaaccttattgcaaaaagactctgtgttactagaacatcttaaaaattttggggaacgtgttcatgtaaatttctaccatcaggaacaagaactacaaaggattgaacatacttTTACGGAGATGTCAAGTGCAacctggtggcagaaattagcaaattccttttcgaaacagtcatcatggggttctgcattgggaaatctgtttatacatccatttataatcatattatttatttctatattatgtataattattcaaatttgtatgtgttgttatttaaaatcattaattgcacgtgtatatcacttatattatggtatgcgaatggaagcgtctttagtacactaa